Part of the Paenibacillus sp. FSL R7-0273 genome is shown below.
CGGCCTGCAGCGCATCCCCGCTGTTCAGCCAGCATTCACATAGGCCGGCCAGCTCGGGGGTCTGCATCCATTCCTCACTCCGGATCAGACAGGGACCGGCCGGGAGCGGGCCGGGTTCATCCCGCAGTAAAGGACGGTCGCCGCTTCCTTCACGCAGCACCAGGAAGGCAGGGCGGTCGCCGGTCCGTTTCAGATAAGCACGGCTGGGCGGCTCTGCGCTCCTGCTCCGCTTTTCTCCGGTGATAAACTCTGCTGCAGCGGAAGCCACAGATGCAGCCTGGCTCATCTCGATTCCCAGCGCCCGGTCAGCAGCACTATACTTGAACGGGCGCTCCCCACTATCACGATTGAAATCCTGCTGTCGTTCACCCTTCATCACCGCACCCACCTTTGTTGGCATTGGATTGCTGCCGGCCTAAGCTGTACATACACGCAGCTGCCGGCATGTTGCGTATCTACCTCTTATAGATACGGGAGGAGAACCTGAAATATGCAAGCGGTCTCAATACGAAAATAAACCGCAGCCCGCCATTCAACGAATTACTCCGGACGCCGGTACATATATGCCTGTGCCAGATACCGGATGATTAGCCGTATCCAGCCAAAAAAAGCCTCTACCCTGCGTACTCCTCTCCGGCCCTTAGGCCGAACGGAATAGTATACGGTAGAGGCTTTGTACAGAAAAGGATGAACGATCCCCAATTGCTGGGACAATCCTGTAAAACCATTCAGAGACTACGGAAGTTTAGTAATCTGCTGCAAACGCGGTTCCTGCTGTGCAGCAGGATCATCTCATTAATAGGGTGATCTATTCCGCCTGCTGCTGGCTTGCGGCAATCGCCTGCTGCAGATCATGCAGAATATCATCAATCGCTTCCGTGCCGATGGACAGGCGCAGAAGCTCCGGCTTAACGCCTGCGGCAGCCTGCTCTTCAGCAGATAGCTGCTGGTGGGTCGTACTCGCAGGATGAATAATCAGCGACTTGGAATCACCGACATTTGCCAGGTGGGAGAACAGCTTCACATTCTCGATCAGCTTAACACCGGCGTCAGCCCCGCCCTTAATGCCGAAGGTTAGGATGGCTCCTTGGCCTTTAGGCAGATATTTCTGCGCAAGACTATAGGAAGGATGGCTCGGCAGGCCGGCATAGCTGACCCACTCTACATCTTCATGACTCTCCAGGAACTGCGCCACCTTGAGCGCATTCTGGCTGTGGCGTTCCAGCCGCAGATGCAGAGTTTCCAGCCCCTGCAGCAGCAGCCAGGAGTTGAATGGTGAAATCGCCGCCCCCAGATCACGCAGCAGCTGAACGCGGGCTTTGATAATATAGGCGACCGGTCCCAGCGCTTCGGTATACACAAGACCGTGATAGCTCGGGTCCGGCTCGGTCAGACCGGGAAATTTACCGCTTGCCTTCCAGTCAAATTTACCCCCGTCAACGATAATGCCTCCGATCGAGGTGCCGTGTCCGCCGATAAATTTGGTGGCTGAATGAACCACGATATCCGCGCCGTGCTCAATCGGACGCAGCAGGTACGGACTAGGGAAGGTATTGTCAACAATCAGCGGAATCCCATGCTCATGGGCAATCGCTGCGACAGCCTCAATATCCAGCACATTCCCCTGCGGATTACCGATTGTCTCAGCATAAAGCGCCTTGGTTTTATCCGTAATGGCCGCGCGGAAGTTTTCCGGGTTATCCGAATCTACGAAATTCACTTTAATCCCCAGCTTAGGCAGCGTGGTTGAAAACAGATTATAAGTTCCGCCATACAGACTTGCTGAAGATACAACCTCATCGCCTGCACCGGCAATATTCAAAATCGAGAAAGAAATAGCCGCCTGGCCGGAAGCCGTCGCGAGCGCACCTGCACCGCCTTCAAGCGCAGCAATCCGCTGCTCAAACACATCAGTAGTCGGATTCATCAGACGGGTATAGATATTGCCGAATTCCTTCAGCGCGAACAGATTGGCGGCATGCTCGGCATCCCGGAAGCCATAGGAGGTAGTCTGATACAGCGGTACTGCACGCGATAATGTGGTAGGGTCAATCTCCTGGCCGGCATGAACAGCCAAGGTTTCGAACGACAGCTTGCGGTCTTCTGACATTGGTATTTCCTCCCCTGTTATCATCAATGGCAAACATTAACAATCAAGAATTGTAACTATTCTCTCACAAATGATGTTATTTGGGAAGCAAAAAATCTCATTAATCCGGTGTGTTTTATTATATTTACAAAAACATCCGTTCTAACCCTGCTCTTCACTCCAGATTAGCCTATATCCGCAGAAAAGTACACGCTTACATTTTGAATTTGAAGGATTCCATTCGGCAATCACCAATAGCTGCAGTTTGTACAACTAAAAAGGCTGTTTTTCCTCTTACTTACGGTTTAACTGTATCCGGTACAACTATTTTCGCTCAAAATCATCAAATCAGCCAATTAGGGCTAATTTAACTGCACAAACTGCAGCTATATCCTGCAAAGGTTAAAAATCACCCATTTTAAGTGTACAAAATACAACTATGTGCATTAAGCGAACGGCAATCCATCTCCCGGACATCTTGCCCCACCCACAGCTAATCAGCCAGCTTCCGCTTGCTTACAGCTTACTAGCCGCACCCTGCTCATCTTCTGCCCCATACAGCTCACCAGCCGCTTCCCAGCTCCACATCAGCCTCCAGCGCTACATCCTCCGCGAAGCCGCTGCCGAACCTCCCGCTATTCTCCTTCCGGCGGCCCCGGCAAAAAGTAATACACCAGGCCGTCCACCAGCTCCTCCTTACGCTGAAAACCCAGCCGCTCCAGCAGCCGGGCAGAGCGCACGTTGGCCGGATCGGCGGTGGCCTCAATCAGCTCCAGCCCCATCAGCTCAAAGCCAACCCGGATAACCGGTGTAATCGCCTCTGTCATCAGCCCCTGGCCCCACCAGGCGCTGGACAGATCGTAGCCGATTTCCGCCTTGGACGGTTCTCCCGTTACCCAGCAGTGATAACCGCAGGTTCCTGCCAGCTGTCCGGTTGCCTTATCGAAAAGTCCCCAGCGGCAGCCGGAATCCTCGGTGTGAAACCGGATAATCTCAACAGCCTCTGCGATATCCCTGCATGGAGGAATGTCCATGTACCGCGTAACCTCTTCATCCGCAAAATGCCGGAATACAGCTGTGCTGTCGCTTTCTTTTAACACCCTTATGTATAAACGCTCCGTCTCCAGCTCCGGAAAAGCAAGCTTCCCCTCCATCAGCCTTCCTCCTGTCCTTCCCTGCTTACAATCCCGTATATACAAAAAAGCAGGAGAACACAAATTAATCCTGTTCCCCTGCTTGTCCTGTCTATAAAATCATTCAGTTAGTAGCTGCTCTGGCTTTGCTCGCCTTTGGCAATAGCTACGCCGCCGCTTGTACCGATACGGGTTGCTCCTGCACCGATCATGATCAGCGCGTCTTCGCTGCTGCGTACGCCGCCGGAAGCTTTGACGCCGATGTCAGGGCCTACGGTTGCGCGCATCAGGGCGATATCTTCCTTTGTTGCGCCGCCTGTGGAGAAGCCTGTCGAGGTCTTCACGAAATCTGCGCCGGCTTCTACAGCAAGCTTGCAGGCACGTACTTTCTCCTCATCGCTCAGAAGACAGGTCTCGATGATGACCTTGGTCAGCGCTTTACCGCGGGCCGCTTCTACAACAGCTGCGATATCGCGGCGCACCAGCTCGTTATCGCCGTCTTTTAACGCGCCGATGTTAATCACCATGTCCACCTCTCCGGCACCGTTCTCAATAGCATTCGAGGTTTCAAAAGCCTTGGTTTCCGGAGTGGAGGCGCCCAGCGGGAAGCCGATAACGGTACATACCTTAACTTCAGGGGTATCCTTCAGCACTTCATGGGCTGTTGCTACCCACGCCGGGTTGACGCAGACAGAGGCAAACTTGTAGGCTTTGGCCTCTTCCGCCAGCTTGATAATATCATCCTTACGGGCATCCGCTTTAAGCAGCGTATGATCTATGATCCGGGATATTGTGTTGTCACTCATTGTTAATTCCTCCATGGTTGTAGATGTTCTCATACCTTGTAATCATACCAATAGTAGCCTGCTTTGGAAAGCGGAACGGCTGCCGCCCCGCATTAATACGCTTACCCGCCGGGCAGCGGGGTAACAATCCCTATTTATAAATATCAAAAAGTAAATAGGTTAAATATGAAAAATATCCCTTTTAAAAGCATTCACAACCGTTATAATGGATTCGTATCCTTATTAATGCAATGATTTGCTTTTATTAACATTTATCGAGGAGAAGGAGTGTTTTAGAGAGATGGGAAGCTTTAACTTTGCAACGAATACTGCAGAATCCATTCTGAACGTTCAGGTCGAAGGAACCATGTCAGAGGAGGATGCCGGACGGTTTATCCAGGAATACAATCAGATTGTAAGCAGGTTCAACCCTGCCGAATACGACATTGTACTGGATTGCACCAGACTGAATGTCTCCACGGCTGATGTGCTGCCTATGCTGGAGCAGTGCTATCTTTTGTATCAGCAGTCCGGCTTTAAGAAGGTTGTCTTTACCATCACCAGGAGCCCTATCCTCAAAATGCAGCTCAGCCGGGTGGCCCGCAGCACCAAACTTGAAAACTACGAAATTATCGAAGTGTAGGTGAAGCTCATGGAACATACCGGAGACAATATCAGAATTCGCAATGCCGCCTATTATCATCCGCAGCATGTCGTAGACAATGATTATTACTTGGAGCACTTTGCCGCCCTCGGCAAGGATATCAAGAGGTTTCTGGAAGTGATGGGCCGTGAGCAGCGTTACATTATTAATAACAGCCATGAGAATGCGCTGACCATGGGCTATGAGGCTGCGGCCAAGGCACTTGCGGAGGCCGGACTGCAGGGTGAGGATCTCGATATGATCGTATTCGCTTCGCAGACACCGGAATATACATATCCGACAAATGCACTGCTGCTGCATCACCGGCTCAGCGGCAAGCACCGCACCATCACAATGGACAGCAATGCCAACTGTGCTGGGATGGTGACCGCAGTGGAGCAGGCCAGCCGTTATATGCAGGCCAACCGCAGCGTCCGCTATGCGCTGATTGTCGGCAGCGACTACAGCTCCATTAACTGCAGGACAGACGACGAGATTACATACGCCAACTTCGGTGATGCTGCAGCCGCTGTGATTCTGGAGCGGACACCTGAGGCTTCGGGCTTCATGGACTCGCTGTATTATACCGATTCTGGGCTCTGGGAGGGCATTACTTTTCCGGCGTGCGGGCTGTCGGGCATTTACCGGGACGGCCTAACGCCGGAGGATATCAGGCTCCGCTGGATTCCTTTTGACGGCTCGGTATGTGTCGGTGCAGCCATTCATGATATTAAGGAGCTGCTGGACCGCCACGGTCTTGCTGCCGGGGATATTTCGGCGTTCTGCCTGTCCCAGTTTTCACTAAAGAACATCGAGCTGATCCGTGAAGGGCTTGGCCTGGAAGCAGAAGCATCTGCCGGCAAGTTCATCTATGTAGGCGGAGAGTTTGGCTATACGGCAACGAGCAGCCCGTTTATCGCTTTTCAGCGCGGGGTGGAGGAAGGCAGCATTCAGCGCGGGGATTATGTTATCTTCTGGTCTGTAGGAGCCGGCTGGCAGATCCCTACTATGCTCTATCAGTACTAGCACCGCTTGGCAGACGAGCCTGCCCGGTGAAGTCCGGTATCATTAAGAGCCTTGCCCCGGTGAATGACCGCGGGCAGGGCTCTCTTGTATCTACGGGTGCTGCCGGATCAGGCCTTCCGGTGTAAACCGGTATTCCTGTACGTCTGCATGACCCAAATGAGAGGCTTCAAAGATCAGATCATCCCTCAGCACTACGGAATCCGCCTGCAGAGCAGCATTTATATACGCCTCCTCAGCATGGCCTTCATACAAGCGGTACACATAAGCTGCCGTCGGTGTACCGTGGGCTGACAGCACTTCAGCCGCTCCGTCGCGGTCAATATCGATTTCACGAGCATGGCCGGTGTCCACAAGCAAAACCCCTTCCGGCACCCCCTTCTCATCTATCGTGTAATACCTGCTGAGCGCTGAGTTAGCTCCCAGTCCGCCGGTGATCTTCAGCATCCGACTGTTAAAAACGGATACTGCCTCTGCAATAAGATTCTCCGGCTTACGGTAATTGTAGGTACCGATTGAGCCCAGACTGTAATGGGCTGCAGCTGTACTGAGGTCAGCGTACACATAATCCTCATCCCCCGGAAGGGTATAAAAGGTAACTGTAATTCCGCCGCCGAAATCCTTCAGCCGCTGCACTGAAACGGTCACCGCGTCCGCAGGCATGCCTGGCCGGGCCTCCGCCTGCGGCAGCTGCTTCACTTCCTGCCAATCCGGCGTGATTACTGCCCCCTGAGCTGAAGCAGAGACGGCGGACGAATTAATATGAGAGTCCTCCGCATTATTACTGCTGCCGGAGGAGCCGCAGCCTGCAGTGAGCAGGAGCAGCGAGGCTAGCAACGCTAAAGCTTTTGGATTAACTATGACTTTCATGAAGAGACACCTCTGCTCTACCGGGAATTCATACATTCTGAGTATAAGCAGTTCCGGGTTAATAAAGGTAACTTTCCAGACGCCTGCCGATTAAAATGTTGTTGTATTTCCGGCTGCCATAATCATCGCACTAAAAAACAGCCTTCTCCGAGGAGAAGGCTGTCTGCTGAATATCATTAACCCGCTTAAGCATGCCCGCCGGACACACCGGGCCCGATCCGGTCAATGAGCTGTGTGCTTTGCTCATTTAATCCGGTGATGGTTACTTTTTTGCCGAGCGCCTCATATTTGCTGATTACCTTGGCAATAGCACCTGCGCCGGACTGATCCCATACATGGGAATGGGCAAAGTCGATGACAACCTTCTGGGGGTCGCCCTCATAGTTGAATTCATGGACAAAGTGGCTGGTTGTTCCGAAGAACAGCTGCCCAGTAACGGTATAAGTAACGGTATTCCCCGATGTATGAGTGTTCAGGCTGATCGAGGCGATTTTCCAGGCAAAGGACAATGCGCTGAGCAGAACACCGAACAGAACGCCGATCGACAAATTGTCTGTAGCCACTACTGTTACTACTGTCACAATCATGACCAGTGCATCTGCACGGGGAACCCGGATCAGCGACGTTAAAGAGCTCCACTCAAAGGTGCTGATGCAGACCATAATCATGACGCCGACCAAAGCCCCCATTGGAATCTGCTTGACCACATCCCCCAGCACGAGAATCAGGATCAGCAGGAAAACACCCGATACAAAGGTGGACAGCCGGGTCCGCCCGCCGGATTTCATGTTGACCATTGACTGGCCGATCATCGCACAGCCTGCCATACCGCCGAAGAAGCCGGTGACGATATTCGCCAGCCCCTGGCCCTTGGCCTCGCGGTTCTTGTCACTCGGAGTACCTGTGATATCGTCAATCAGCGTTGCTGTCATCAGTGACTCCAGCAGCCCGACTACGGCCAGGGACAAGGAATACGGCAGAATAGTCAGCAGCATGTCCAGCGTAAGCGGCAGCTGCGGGATATGGAACAGCGGCAGGGCCGAGGTAATCTCGCCCATATCTCCGACCCGGTTAACATCAAGGTCAAGCACGATACTGAGCACCGACACGATAATGATGGCTACAAGTGCTGACGGTACAGCCTTGGTGAAGCGCGGAACGATATAGATAATAACCAGGGTCAACGCTACAAGCGCATACATCACCCAGCCCTGTCCTTCAAAATGCACCAGCTGCGCCATAAAGATCAGAATGGCCAGCGCGTTAACGAAGCCGGTCATGACCGGCTGCGGAAGGAAGGTGATGAATCTGCCGAGCTTCAGCAGGCCCATCAGAATCTGAATGATGCCGCAGAGAACCGTTGCCGCGAACAGATACTCGATGCCGTGATTCAGCACCAGACTGCCGACCAGCAGCGCCATCGCTCCGGTCGCCGCCGAGATCATTCCCGGCCGCCCTCCGGCAATTGCAGTAACCACCGCAATGCAAAAAGAGGCGTAGAGTCCGACCATCGGGCTGACTCCGGCCAGAATCGAAAAAGCGATCGCTTCAGGGATCAGCGCGATCGCCACCGTCATACCGGACAGAACATCACTGCGGGTATTGGAAAACCAGCCGTTATTCAATTGATTGTACTTCAAAATACTGTTTCCTCCTGTGTCTGTTAAGGTTATAGGAGCATCCCTAAGATGCTCCGGTCCGGTGCAACGCCAATGCTATACATTGTACCCGACAGCCTTAACCGCCACAAAAGTTACGCATACGCGTGTAAGCGTTTATTTATAGTTAATCCTCTTCATTACTTCGATTTACTCAGTAATACCATTTATTTAGCTTAACGGAACAGCCCGGAAGCCTTAACCTCACTGTAGAAGGTGTTGAACTCCTCGATGTTCAGCTGCTGCGCCGCATCAGAGAGTGCAGTAGCCGGGTCGGGATGCACCTCGACCATGATGCCGTCAGCGCCGGCAGCCAGTGCAGCCTTTGCACAAGGGATCAGGATGTCCTTGCGTCCGGTCGAGTGGGTCACATCAACCAGCACCGGCAGATGGCTCTCCTGCTTGAGAATCGGTACGGCAGAGATATCAAGCGTATTACGCGTCCACTTCTCGTAGGTGCGGATACCGCGCTCGATCAGCATGACCTGCATGTTGCCGCGTGACATGATGTATTCGGCCGCATGGAGGAATTCCTCCATGGTTGCTGCAAGACCGCGCTTCAGCAGCACCGGCTTGTTCAGCTCGCCGGCAGCTTTGAGCAGCTCGAAATTCTGCATGTTGCGCGCGCCGATCTGGATAATATCCACATAATCCAGCGCCGGCTCCAGATGGGCCGGATCCACGATTTCACTGATCGTCAGCAGGCCGTATTCATCGGCTGCTTCGCGGAGGATACGAAGTCCGTCCATGCCAAGGCCCTGGAAATCATAAGGTGAGGTCCGGGGCTTGAAGGCACCGCCGCGCATAACCTTGATTCCGGCCTTCTGCAGGGCTGCGGCAACCGTGCGGGTCTGCTGCTCACTCTCAACAGAGCAGGGCCCGGCAACCATTACAGACGACAGGCCGCCGATTGCAACATCTCCCGGCAGGACGATTACCGTGTCCTCCTTGTGGGTTTTCCGGCTGACGAGCAGGCTTTTCTTGTGCTCGGCAGACTGCAGATCCAGAGAAGCAGCGAAAATCTGTTTGAAGAGGCTGCGGATCGTTCCCGCGGTGAAAGGTCCTTTATTGCTCGCTACAAGCTTCTCCAGCATCGCTTTTTCACGTTCCGGATCAAATTTCGGCACGCCCTGCTTTTCTTTTACTACTCCAATTTCCTGTACGATCTGCGCACGCTCCGAGATCAGCTCCAGCAGCTGTCCGTTAATTCCGTCCAGGCGTGCTCTCAGCTCATCCAATTCCACGTTAGTCATTTAACCTTCCACTCCCTCTTAATCATATTAAATTTATGAACGCAAAAAGGCCCCCCGCCGCAAGGGACGAGGAGCCGTGGTACCACCCTTATTTAGAGCCTGGCCCAAATGCATGGCAGAGGAAACGGAACTTGCTTTCCCTCAGACCTGAACCAACTCTGTCTTACACCCGGTAACGCGGGGCGCGGACCCTCCTACGCATAAATGCTGCAGCAGATACTTCAGGGGCCGGCTCGGAAGTGAACTTCGGCGCTAAACGTCTCTTGAGGGTGCTCTCAGTCTCCGGCACACCTTCCCTGTTAAGATCCGCTTGCAGCGCTTACTCTCTTCGTCATTGCCTTTATAGCTATTCCGGCGCGTCTTATGCGCTGGTTTCTGCTATCTTAATCAAAAAGCGCTGGCGGCGCAAGGGCTTATTTCACCGTTTTGCAGCTTTAGTGCAACAAAATATAAATGAACCCGTATAAGGAAGCTTTTCCGCCCGCTTATTCCCGTTCAACCAGATATTTCGCTCCCTCTGCATCACTGAAAAATCTGGATATGAGGCTCGTTACAGCCTCACTGCGCAGCGGCTTGCTGATATATTCATCCATCCCCGCCTCAAGGCAATGCTCCCGGTCTCCCTTAAGTGCATTCGCCGTAACCGCTATGATTACCGGCTGCCGCTCCGGAGAAAGCGTCTGTCTGATTACTCTGGTAGCCTCCAGCCCGTTCATACCCGGCATCTGCACATCCATAAAGATCAGATCATATTCCGCTGTACCCGCCATCTGCACCACCTGCAGGCCGTCGCCCACAACCTCGACAGAGTAGCCGCGCTTCTCCAGGATTTTACGGAGGACGATCTGATTAATCTCGTTGTCCTCAGCGACCAGAATCCGCAGAACCCGGTTTACCTGGCCTGAACCTGCAGTTAATGCACTTCCCTGCTCAGCGGGCAGGCCGCTTGGCAAACGCAGCTTAACTGTGAAATCAAACACGGCCCCCTGCTTCACGCTGGTATTCAGACAGATGGAGCCTCCCATCAGCTCAACCAGCTGTCTCGCAATTGCCAGCCCCAGACCCGTTCCTTCATGCCTGTGGCCCATGGAATGATCAAGCTGGACAAACGGCTCGAACAGCCTGCTCCGGGAATGCTCGGGGATGCCTATGCCGGTATCAGCCACGCTGAACTGCAGCCTGACCTGCCCCTCCTGCTGCTCCAGCAGGGAGACCCTCACCGTTACCCCGCCGGTGTAGGTGAATTTCACAGCGTTGCCAACCAGATTGAACAGCACCTGCTTCAGCCGCTCACTGTCCCCGATTACGGTCCCGGGCACATCCGGCTTGATATATACCGCCATGGCCAGGCCCTTGACCTCTGCTTTGCGCAGCAGCAGCTCAAGCACAGAGTCTATGCATTCTTTAAGTACAAATGACTGCTCATGGAGCTCTGTTTTGCCTGCTTCATTCTTGGAGAAATCCAGAATATCGTTAATGATACTCAGAAGAGTGTCGCCGCTCTGCCGGATAATTTCCAGGTACTCCCGCTGCATTGAGCCCGGCTCGCTGATATCAAGCAGCAAGTCTGTCATTCCGAGCACCCCGTTCATCGGAGTCCGGATTTCGTGGCTCATCATGGCCAGGAATTCACTCTTGGCCCGGTTTGTACTCTCCGCCGTCTCCTTGGCAATCAGCAGCTTTTTCTGTTCGGTAATATCCTTAACAATAATATAGAATCCTACCTTGGCTTTGTTAATGATAATTGGAGCAACCGAAGTCAGCACTTCGACACTGTGGCCGTCTTTATGCCAGACAAGGTCGTTATTCCGCTCCCCGCTGTGATTGACTCCGTTGTAGCCGAGTACCTCCTGCAGATGCTGCTCCCCGATAATCCGGCCTGCATTCATGCCTGCCAGTTCAGGAATGGTATAGCCTGTCAGCTGGCAGGCCTGCTCATTGCCGTTGATGATATTGCCTGAAAGATCCAGAGAGATGATCGCATCATGGTTGTATTTTTTTAGTGAGGTATAGCGTTCTATGGATTCCTGCAGCTTCTGCTCAACATTTTTGCGTTCTGTGATGTCCCGGCCCACAGCGAGTATCCCCGGATACCGCTGCTCCTCCAGTGCACGCAGCATAAATTCGATCCATACGTAATGCCCCTCCGCATGAAGAACACGCAGCTGTAATCTCCGTATGTCCTCCGCCTGCGGGGCGCTGAGCATTGTCAGGTCCTCCGGATGCACCAGGCTGTTTATATCCTGCCCTATCAGCTGCGCAGGCTCATAGCCCAGCACCTCCAGGACAGAAGGTGAGCAATACCTGCAGATCCGGTCCGGTGTCGCATAGTACACAATGTCCCTGATATTGAGCGCAATCAGCCGGTACAGCTCGTCCTCTGGAGCAGAGCCGGGGGATACAGCCGGTTCACCTCTTTGCTCCGTCAGATGGATAGCATAAAAAAGCGCAGCGCCTGTGGACGGCTCCCTTACAAGCATGGTCCGCAGCAGCAGCGGGACTTCCTCCCCGCGAGCGTGAAGCACCCGGATTCCGCCTTCAAAAAAGGGAACCCCGCCTGCGTTCAGAGCCCCCGTTACCCCGCTATAAAACTCCACATAATCACTCGATAAAAGCTCCCTGAAATCCTGCCCCAGCAGCTGCTCCTCCATGTACCCCAGCAGTGAGGCTACTTCCGGACTGACGCTTGTCCATTTGTGCTCAAGAGAGAGAAAGGCTGCTCCGACAGTACCCGCCTGATACGCTTGCCCCAGGGAGGAAAGCGCTTCTGGATGATATCTCGCCATCTGATCCACCGCCCGTTTGTGGAGTAATAAAAGCAATGAAATTAATTAAAATCTGTAATATTAATATCTTGCATCTACGGGCGAAAGTCAAATGCTATCCGCAGGAAAAAAACACCACTTTTTAGCGGAAAAAGTCGCTGCACAGCAAATACCAT
Proteins encoded:
- a CDS encoding homocysteine synthase; amino-acid sequence: MSEDRKLSFETLAVHAGQEIDPTTLSRAVPLYQTTSYGFRDAEHAANLFALKEFGNIYTRLMNPTTDVFEQRIAALEGGAGALATASGQAAISFSILNIAGAGDEVVSSASLYGGTYNLFSTTLPKLGIKVNFVDSDNPENFRAAITDKTKALYAETIGNPQGNVLDIEAVAAIAHEHGIPLIVDNTFPSPYLLRPIEHGADIVVHSATKFIGGHGTSIGGIIVDGGKFDWKASGKFPGLTEPDPSYHGLVYTEALGPVAYIIKARVQLLRDLGAAISPFNSWLLLQGLETLHLRLERHSQNALKVAQFLESHEDVEWVSYAGLPSHPSYSLAQKYLPKGQGAILTFGIKGGADAGVKLIENVKLFSHLANVGDSKSLIIHPASTTHQQLSAEEQAAAGVKPELLRLSIGTEAIDDILHDLQQAIAASQQQAE
- a CDS encoding GNAT family N-acetyltransferase, coding for MEGKLAFPELETERLYIRVLKESDSTAVFRHFADEEVTRYMDIPPCRDIAEAVEIIRFHTEDSGCRWGLFDKATGQLAGTCGYHCWVTGEPSKAEIGYDLSSAWWGQGLMTEAITPVIRVGFELMGLELIEATADPANVRSARLLERLGFQRKEELVDGLVYYFLPGPPEGE
- the deoC gene encoding deoxyribose-phosphate aldolase; its protein translation is MSDNTISRIIDHTLLKADARKDDIIKLAEEAKAYKFASVCVNPAWVATAHEVLKDTPEVKVCTVIGFPLGASTPETKAFETSNAIENGAGEVDMVINIGALKDGDNELVRRDIAAVVEAARGKALTKVIIETCLLSDEEKVRACKLAVEAGADFVKTSTGFSTGGATKEDIALMRATVGPDIGVKASGGVRSSEDALIMIGAGATRIGTSGGVAIAKGEQSQSSY
- a CDS encoding 3-oxoacyl-[acyl-carrier-protein] synthase III C-terminal domain-containing protein codes for the protein MEHTGDNIRIRNAAYYHPQHVVDNDYYLEHFAALGKDIKRFLEVMGREQRYIINNSHENALTMGYEAAAKALAEAGLQGEDLDMIVFASQTPEYTYPTNALLLHHRLSGKHRTITMDSNANCAGMVTAVEQASRYMQANRSVRYALIVGSDYSSINCRTDDEITYANFGDAAAAVILERTPEASGFMDSLYYTDSGLWEGITFPACGLSGIYRDGLTPEDIRLRWIPFDGSVCVGAAIHDIKELLDRHGLAAGDISAFCLSQFSLKNIELIREGLGLEAEASAGKFIYVGGEFGYTATSSPFIAFQRGVEEGSIQRGDYVIFWSVGAGWQIPTMLYQY
- a CDS encoding SulP family inorganic anion transporter yields the protein MLKYNQLNNGWFSNTRSDVLSGMTVAIALIPEAIAFSILAGVSPMVGLYASFCIAVVTAIAGGRPGMISAATGAMALLVGSLVLNHGIEYLFAATVLCGIIQILMGLLKLGRFITFLPQPVMTGFVNALAILIFMAQLVHFEGQGWVMYALVALTLVIIYIVPRFTKAVPSALVAIIIVSVLSIVLDLDVNRVGDMGEITSALPLFHIPQLPLTLDMLLTILPYSLSLAVVGLLESLMTATLIDDITGTPSDKNREAKGQGLANIVTGFFGGMAGCAMIGQSMVNMKSGGRTRLSTFVSGVFLLILILVLGDVVKQIPMGALVGVMIMVCISTFEWSSLTSLIRVPRADALVMIVTVVTVVATDNLSIGVLFGVLLSALSFAWKIASISLNTHTSGNTVTYTVTGQLFFGTTSHFVHEFNYEGDPQKVVIDFAHSHVWDQSGAGAIAKVISKYEALGKKVTITGLNEQSTQLIDRIGPGVSGGHA
- a CDS encoding bifunctional 3-deoxy-7-phosphoheptulonate synthase/chorismate mutase; its protein translation is MTNVELDELRARLDGINGQLLELISERAQIVQEIGVVKEKQGVPKFDPEREKAMLEKLVASNKGPFTAGTIRSLFKQIFAASLDLQSAEHKKSLLVSRKTHKEDTVIVLPGDVAIGGLSSVMVAGPCSVESEQQTRTVAAALQKAGIKVMRGGAFKPRTSPYDFQGLGMDGLRILREAADEYGLLTISEIVDPAHLEPALDYVDIIQIGARNMQNFELLKAAGELNKPVLLKRGLAATMEEFLHAAEYIMSRGNMQVMLIERGIRTYEKWTRNTLDISAVPILKQESHLPVLVDVTHSTGRKDILIPCAKAALAAGADGIMVEVHPDPATALSDAAQQLNIEEFNTFYSEVKASGLFR
- a CDS encoding PAS domain-containing hybrid sensor histidine kinase/response regulator → MARYHPEALSSLGQAYQAGTVGAAFLSLEHKWTSVSPEVASLLGYMEEQLLGQDFRELLSSDYVEFYSGVTGALNAGGVPFFEGGIRVLHARGEEVPLLLRTMLVREPSTGAALFYAIHLTEQRGEPAVSPGSAPEDELYRLIALNIRDIVYYATPDRICRYCSPSVLEVLGYEPAQLIGQDINSLVHPEDLTMLSAPQAEDIRRLQLRVLHAEGHYVWIEFMLRALEEQRYPGILAVGRDITERKNVEQKLQESIERYTSLKKYNHDAIISLDLSGNIINGNEQACQLTGYTIPELAGMNAGRIIGEQHLQEVLGYNGVNHSGERNNDLVWHKDGHSVEVLTSVAPIIINKAKVGFYIIVKDITEQKKLLIAKETAESTNRAKSEFLAMMSHEIRTPMNGVLGMTDLLLDISEPGSMQREYLEIIRQSGDTLLSIINDILDFSKNEAGKTELHEQSFVLKECIDSVLELLLRKAEVKGLAMAVYIKPDVPGTVIGDSERLKQVLFNLVGNAVKFTYTGGVTVRVSLLEQQEGQVRLQFSVADTGIGIPEHSRSRLFEPFVQLDHSMGHRHEGTGLGLAIARQLVELMGGSICLNTSVKQGAVFDFTVKLRLPSGLPAEQGSALTAGSGQVNRVLRILVAEDNEINQIVLRKILEKRGYSVEVVGDGLQVVQMAGTAEYDLIFMDVQMPGMNGLEATRVIRQTLSPERQPVIIAVTANALKGDREHCLEAGMDEYISKPLRSEAVTSLISRFFSDAEGAKYLVERE